The Lysinibacillus pakistanensis genome includes a window with the following:
- a CDS encoding DUF1572 family protein has translation MNFQQIYLDVISKRFKNLKEQGDKTLSQLNHEQFHWTINEESNSIAVIVKHISGNMISRWTDFLTTDGEKLTRNRDDEFIDSFTTTEEILTTWEKGWQVFLDAIEQLTEADLKKVITIRGEQHSVIDAIERQMSHYAQHVGQIIYIAKQVTGSQWQTLSIPRGQSQNFTDAMVKKHQ, from the coding sequence ATGAACTTCCAACAAATCTATTTAGATGTAATTAGTAAAAGATTTAAAAATCTCAAAGAGCAAGGTGACAAAACATTATCACAGTTAAATCATGAACAATTCCATTGGACTATTAATGAAGAGTCCAATAGCATTGCCGTTATAGTCAAGCATATTAGCGGCAACATGATATCCCGATGGACGGATTTTTTAACAACGGATGGTGAGAAATTAACGAGAAATCGGGATGATGAGTTTATAGACAGTTTTACTACTACAGAAGAAATTTTAACAACTTGGGAAAAGGGATGGCAAGTTTTTTTGGATGCCATCGAGCAATTAACAGAAGCTGACTTAAAGAAAGTTATTACAATCAGGGGAGAACAGCATTCGGTGATTGATGCGATTGAAAGACAAATGTCACATTACGCCCAGCATGTCGGACAAATTATTTACATTGCGAAACAAGTAACTGGCTCACAATGGCAAACATTAAGTATTCCAAGAGGGCAATCTCAGAATTTTACAGATGCGATGGTAAAAAAACATCAATAA
- a CDS encoding alanine/glycine:cation symporter family protein, which translates to MEWISTIVNNTNSILWTYILIILLLVAGLYFSFGTKFVQIRLFPEMFRLIVEKREGESGVSPFQAFTISAASRVGTGNITGVALAIGVGGPGAVFWMWIIAILGMATAFIESTLAQVYKVKDGETFRGGPAYYMEKALGQRKLGIIFSILLTLSFGFIFNAVQSNTIATSVGEAFGIRPWIIGVILVVLTALIIFGGVQRIVKVTQVLVPVMAIFYLFVALYVVVTNLSEIPSVFKLIFTQAFGLQEAAGGAIGIAIMQGVRRGLFSNEAGMGSVPNAAATANTSHPAKQGLVQSLGVFFDTIMICTATAFIIILAGLYDKGESNGIILTQNSLAVHVGEWAPYFIAIAIIFFAFSSIVGNYYYGESNIEFMNAHKGWMFGYRTLVLAMVMFGSVAQVQLVWNLADLFMGLMAFINITIIMILGKIAFLVLDDFTNQRNTGKNPVFYAKSIPALKNTDCWDEDR; encoded by the coding sequence ATGGAATGGATATCTACTATTGTCAATAACACGAACTCAATATTATGGACATATATTCTTATCATACTATTATTAGTAGCAGGATTATATTTTTCATTCGGCACAAAATTTGTACAAATTAGACTTTTCCCAGAAATGTTCCGCTTAATTGTTGAAAAAAGAGAAGGGGAATCAGGAGTTTCCCCATTCCAAGCCTTTACGATAAGCGCAGCCTCGCGTGTAGGGACAGGTAATATTACTGGTGTTGCTTTAGCAATTGGTGTAGGTGGACCAGGTGCAGTATTTTGGATGTGGATCATTGCTATATTAGGGATGGCAACTGCCTTTATTGAAAGTACTTTAGCTCAGGTATACAAGGTGAAGGATGGCGAAACATTTCGTGGTGGGCCAGCTTATTATATGGAGAAGGCGCTAGGACAACGGAAGCTTGGGATTATTTTTAGTATTCTGCTAACATTAAGCTTTGGCTTTATTTTTAATGCTGTACAGTCTAATACAATTGCAACCTCTGTAGGTGAAGCGTTTGGTATAAGACCTTGGATTATTGGAGTTATATTAGTCGTATTAACAGCCTTGATAATTTTTGGTGGGGTTCAAAGAATTGTAAAAGTGACACAGGTCCTGGTACCCGTCATGGCTATCTTCTATTTATTTGTCGCACTATATGTGGTTGTCACAAACTTATCTGAAATTCCTTCAGTGTTCAAGCTAATTTTCACGCAAGCTTTTGGTCTTCAGGAAGCTGCTGGAGGAGCAATTGGCATCGCTATTATGCAAGGAGTACGTCGTGGATTGTTTTCTAATGAAGCTGGAATGGGGAGTGTACCTAACGCAGCGGCTACCGCTAATACCTCACATCCAGCTAAACAAGGGCTTGTTCAGAGCTTAGGTGTCTTTTTTGATACGATTATGATTTGTACAGCAACCGCATTTATCATTATTTTAGCGGGCTTATATGATAAAGGAGAAAGCAATGGCATTATCCTTACGCAAAACTCACTTGCTGTCCATGTAGGTGAGTGGGCACCTTACTTTATCGCTATTGCCATTATCTTCTTTGCCTTTAGCTCGATTGTTGGTAACTACTATTATGGAGAATCCAATATTGAATTTATGAATGCCCATAAGGGATGGATGTTTGGCTACCGTACGTTAGTACTGGCGATGGTCATGTTTGGCTCCGTTGCACAAGTTCAGCTAGTCTGGAATTTAGCAGATTTATTTATGGGATTAATGGCATTCATTAATATAACGATTATTATGATTCTTGGAAAAATTGCCTTTCTTGTTTTAGACGATTTTACAAATCAACGTAATACAGGCAAAAATCCAGTATTTTATGCAAAATCAATTCCAGCATTGAAAAATACAGATTGTTGGGACGAAGATCGTTAA
- a CDS encoding DUF2922 domain-containing protein, giving the protein MTQVLELQFETAIGKTTVLTIDAPKPTITTAEIQQVMQTIMAKNVFEGQAGTLVAIKGARIIDRQVTELELAIA; this is encoded by the coding sequence ATGACACAAGTTTTAGAGCTGCAATTTGAAACAGCCATAGGAAAAACAACTGTGCTTACGATTGATGCACCGAAGCCAACAATTACAACTGCAGAAATCCAACAGGTTATGCAGACGATTATGGCTAAAAATGTTTTTGAAGGACAAGCAGGTACTCTAGTTGCCATAAAAGGGGCACGGATCATTGATCGCCAAGTGACGGAACTTGAATTAGCGATAGCATAA
- a CDS encoding SCO family protein yields MKNKIIGFILLLMLTTVLSACGNAKFKADYDLALPDFEHINQREEAVSLKSLKGKPWIGMYIFTNCTSICPPMSFNMAQVQEKLKKKGVEDYQIVAFSVDPDVDKPEVLADYLSKYNVPDESKWNLLTGYSQKYIEQFAVKSTKIMVKDDPNTDQVIHGNQFFLVDKDGVLVKMYTGYAKNIEDIPIDTMASDIETYIDENL; encoded by the coding sequence ATGAAAAATAAAATAATTGGATTCATTCTACTTTTGATGCTGACAACTGTACTTAGCGCATGTGGAAATGCAAAATTTAAGGCAGATTATGACTTAGCACTGCCAGATTTTGAGCATATTAATCAACGTGAAGAAGCTGTTTCTTTGAAGAGTTTAAAAGGGAAACCATGGATTGGAATGTATATTTTCACGAATTGTACTTCTATTTGTCCGCCAATGTCCTTTAATATGGCGCAGGTTCAAGAAAAGCTGAAGAAAAAAGGTGTGGAAGATTATCAGATTGTTGCGTTTTCAGTGGATCCTGATGTTGATAAGCCAGAGGTACTTGCGGATTATCTAAGCAAATATAATGTACCTGATGAATCAAAATGGAATCTCCTTACTGGTTATTCACAAAAATATATTGAACAATTCGCAGTAAAATCAACTAAAATTATGGTAAAGGATGATCCTAATACTGACCAAGTGATTCATGGAAATCAATTTTTCTTAGTGGATAAAGACGGGGTTTTAGTAAAAATGTATACTGGATATGCCAAAAATATTGAGGATATACCCATTGATACAATGGCGTCTGATATCGAAACATATATTGATGAAAATTTATAA
- a CDS encoding methyl-accepting chemotaxis protein: MKITVERKLQFAFGLVLIFLLLITGISMYYLNDNRHTLKEIQEKTELIDLYQDISFQTVRANAAIRGYMLYGKEEMLNNHLEIRDTLHKSIRRIEELGYKNADFDQFLTQLDEWEKPIDEKIVPLFQNGESQQAQQLALPILGEGSLKLVVFGKTMATAQQKEMQSLIEVTRQSGDRSGKEIAVLAIISLLISIIIATVFGRRVAKNIQQTVVEMDKFSNGDLQTHLQFKTKDEFAQLANSFNMMSEKLRYTMKQVGQSSEQVAATSEQLTASSMEVTQATEVVTESIQDIAQGIEQQDTLTGDVRNLSSHILKKMNEISTSIDNMNNATVETKNMASSGRSSVRDVSEQMNEISDNTAELSTRVNDLDENTAAIVSAVNVIKNIATQTNLLAINASIEAARSGEHGKGFAVVAEEVRKLADESNLAAIDIEKVVAQITESTRIIEEDMVNSNESVTVGRDKVNVARDNFLAIDEAINDVQAQTQAVTAAIRAIYLDIEKLVKEIDYISEVSIKSSGNVQSVAASSEEQNAAMEEVAAASSHLAKMAIDLQESIQAFKY; encoded by the coding sequence ATGAAGATAACAGTAGAAAGAAAATTGCAGTTTGCTTTTGGGCTAGTGTTGATTTTTTTATTATTAATTACGGGTATTTCCATGTACTATTTAAATGATAACCGACACACTCTTAAAGAGATTCAAGAAAAAACAGAACTTATCGATTTATATCAGGATATTTCCTTTCAAACTGTTCGAGCAAATGCAGCCATAAGAGGTTATATGCTGTATGGAAAGGAAGAAATGCTTAACAATCATCTTGAAATTCGAGATACTTTACATAAGTCCATTCGTCGTATTGAAGAACTTGGCTATAAAAATGCAGATTTTGATCAGTTTTTAACGCAATTAGATGAGTGGGAAAAGCCAATTGATGAAAAAATAGTGCCACTGTTTCAAAATGGTGAGTCTCAACAAGCACAGCAGCTTGCATTACCAATATTAGGAGAGGGCTCGTTAAAATTAGTTGTCTTTGGTAAAACAATGGCAACAGCACAGCAAAAGGAAATGCAATCCCTTATCGAGGTAACCAGGCAAAGTGGAGATAGAAGTGGTAAAGAAATTGCAGTATTGGCAATCATCTCACTGCTTATCAGTATTATTATTGCCACTGTATTTGGCAGAAGAGTTGCAAAAAATATTCAACAAACTGTTGTGGAAATGGATAAGTTTTCAAATGGTGATTTACAAACGCACCTTCAATTTAAAACAAAGGATGAGTTTGCTCAACTGGCGAATTCCTTTAATATGATGTCTGAAAAGCTAAGATATACGATGAAACAAGTTGGACAATCCTCTGAACAAGTAGCAGCAACCTCTGAGCAGTTGACAGCAAGCAGTATGGAGGTAACGCAGGCAACTGAAGTGGTGACAGAATCGATTCAAGATATTGCACAAGGGATTGAACAGCAGGACACTCTTACGGGTGATGTTCGAAATTTATCCTCACATATCTTGAAAAAAATGAACGAGATTTCGACAAGTATCGATAATATGAATAATGCCACAGTGGAAACGAAAAACATGGCAAGTTCAGGGCGTTCCTCAGTTCGGGATGTTAGTGAACAAATGAATGAGATTTCAGATAATACGGCAGAACTAAGCACTCGTGTTAATGATTTAGATGAAAATACAGCAGCGATTGTTTCAGCAGTGAATGTTATCAAAAATATTGCCACGCAAACGAATTTATTAGCAATCAATGCCTCGATAGAAGCCGCGCGAAGCGGTGAGCATGGTAAGGGCTTTGCAGTAGTTGCCGAAGAGGTTCGAAAATTAGCAGATGAATCGAATTTAGCTGCTATAGATATTGAAAAGGTTGTTGCACAAATTACGGAAAGCACTCGAATTATTGAGGAAGACATGGTCAATAGTAATGAGTCTGTAACAGTTGGTCGGGACAAAGTGAATGTGGCAAGAGATAATTTCCTAGCAATTGATGAGGCTATAAATGATGTACAGGCACAAACACAGGCTGTTACGGCAGCTATACGAGCGATTTATCTAGATATTGAAAAACTAGTGAAAGAAATCGACTATATTAGCGAGGTATCCATAAAATCAAGTGGCAATGTGCAAAGTGTGGCTGCTTCATCTGAGGAGCAAAACGCAGCGATGGAAGAAGTTGCAGCCGCCTCCTCCCATTTGGCTAAAATGGCGATTGACCTACAAGAATCCATTCAGGCATTTAAATATTAA
- a CDS encoding delta-aminolevulinic acid dehydratase, producing MSKPELYVSIVVGPNCDIESIALRSVLESFGARVTFHLIGRPNDLIDVLSGQDLDQKLDYLILNFHGDEGRFHMPELGEEVYELNEPRGAFFSSQEVLQYCQLHDVKVIASGCSLGEKQLASAFLESGCHSYLGPDDYIDGNANLMFLISFMYEIIAHGKTQQEAYEIAKAIDTETSMYQLYFS from the coding sequence ATGAGTAAACCAGAATTATATGTTAGCATAGTAGTTGGTCCAAATTGTGATATCGAATCCATTGCTTTAAGATCTGTCCTGGAGTCATTTGGTGCAAGAGTGACGTTTCATTTGATTGGAAGACCCAATGATTTGATAGATGTACTATCAGGTCAGGATCTTGATCAAAAGCTGGATTATTTAATTCTTAATTTTCATGGTGATGAGGGGCGCTTTCATATGCCAGAGCTAGGGGAGGAAGTTTATGAATTAAATGAACCAAGAGGGGCATTTTTTAGTTCACAAGAGGTACTACAATATTGTCAACTTCATGATGTAAAGGTGATTGCCTCTGGCTGTTCACTAGGTGAAAAGCAATTAGCTTCTGCCTTTTTAGAAAGCGGCTGCCACTCCTATTTAGGACCAGATGATTACATAGATGGCAATGCAAATTTAATGTTTTTAATTAGTTTTATGTATGAAATTATAGCGCATGGAAAAACACAGCAGGAGGCATATGAAATCGCCAAAGCTATAGATACAGAAACCTCCATGTATCAGCTATATTTTTCATAA
- a CDS encoding P1 family peptidase encodes MPGKIRDRGISIGTLPVGEKNCITDVADVCVGHMTIDEALTQDGAYACTGVTAILPHKGNLFQQKVTGASYVLNGFGKTTGLIQVNELGVIEAPIMLTNTFGVPAVTQGALQYMLDMNHDIGQTTGTINIIVGECNDSYLNSIRACSVTPEHAIEAIRIATNDAAQEGAIGAGKGMMCFGYKGGIGSSSRIVNYETITYTIGCMVLSNFGQSTEFLAQRYVETVVSSQSTIPPTDGSIIIVLATDAPLSSRQLTRVIKRCGIGLGRTGSHFSHGSGDIVIGFTTAHCIPHISNQLVETRTQLREDHPIMNQLFTAAAEATEEAILNSLSQAITTVGRDGHKVEAYPFFEKW; translated from the coding sequence TTGCCAGGTAAGATTCGGGATAGAGGCATTTCAATTGGGACGCTGCCCGTTGGCGAAAAAAATTGCATTACAGATGTAGCAGACGTATGTGTGGGGCATATGACAATTGATGAAGCATTAACGCAAGATGGCGCATATGCATGTACAGGTGTAACCGCCATTTTACCGCATAAGGGTAATTTATTTCAGCAAAAGGTTACAGGAGCAAGCTATGTCTTAAATGGTTTTGGAAAAACAACGGGACTAATACAGGTAAATGAGCTGGGGGTTATTGAAGCACCTATTATGCTCACCAATACTTTCGGTGTTCCGGCTGTTACACAGGGAGCATTGCAATATATGCTTGATATGAATCATGATATTGGGCAAACAACAGGAACGATTAATATTATCGTGGGTGAATGTAATGATAGTTATTTAAATTCAATACGCGCCTGTTCAGTAACACCGGAGCATGCTATAGAAGCGATTCGCATTGCAACAAATGATGCTGCACAGGAAGGAGCAATTGGGGCAGGTAAAGGAATGATGTGTTTTGGCTATAAAGGAGGAATTGGCTCCTCTTCTCGCATTGTCAACTATGAGACAATCACCTATACCATAGGCTGTATGGTGCTTAGTAATTTTGGGCAAAGCACAGAATTTTTAGCGCAACGATATGTTGAGACAGTTGTATCTTCTCAATCGACTATACCTCCAACAGATGGCTCCATTATCATTGTACTGGCAACGGATGCCCCACTTAGCAGTCGTCAATTAACACGTGTTATTAAACGCTGTGGTATTGGACTTGGTCGAACAGGAAGCCATTTTTCCCATGGAAGTGGTGATATTGTTATTGGCTTTACCACTGCACATTGTATTCCTCATATATCAAATCAACTTGTGGAGACACGCACACAGCTTCGCGAGGATCATCCTATTATGAATCAGCTATTTACGGCAGCGGCAGAGGCAACAGAGGAAGCCATTTTGAATTCCTTATCACAGGCAATAACTACAGTAGGCAGAGATGGGCATAAAGTAGAAGCCTACCCATTTTTCGAAAAGTGGTAG
- a CDS encoding DUF2621 domain-containing protein, protein MLTGWFLWFILFWVVVLITFMGIGGFFMFRKFLKALPKQDGKSDLDWQEFYLDKTIHLWGQPEKELLYELVSPVPELFRQVAKEKIAGKIGELALEEKAAAINHDLIIRGYIQATPKRDHKFLRKKLAEMKIDITPYEHLFD, encoded by the coding sequence TTGTTAACAGGCTGGTTTTTATGGTTTATCTTGTTTTGGGTAGTCGTATTGATTACCTTTATGGGGATAGGTGGATTTTTTATGTTCCGCAAGTTTTTAAAGGCACTACCTAAGCAGGATGGTAAATCGGATTTAGATTGGCAAGAGTTTTATTTAGATAAAACCATTCATTTATGGGGACAACCTGAGAAGGAGCTTTTATATGAACTTGTTAGTCCCGTCCCTGAGCTGTTTAGACAAGTAGCAAAGGAAAAAATAGCTGGCAAAATTGGCGAGCTTGCATTAGAAGAAAAAGCGGCTGCCATTAACCATGACTTAATTATTCGTGGTTATATTCAAGCTACCCCGAAGCGAGATCATAAATTTTTACGTAAAAAATTAGCGGAAATGAAAATTGACATTACCCCCTATGAACATCTATTTGATTGA
- a CDS encoding helix-turn-helix transcriptional regulator, with the protein MQNKIQEIRKALKLSQEELAKLCDVSRQTINAVENNKYDPSLSLAFDLAKNLKTTVDELFDSEKT; encoded by the coding sequence ATGCAAAATAAAATACAAGAAATTAGGAAGGCTTTAAAATTGTCGCAGGAAGAATTAGCGAAATTATGTGATGTATCAAGGCAAACTATCAATGCAGTTGAAAATAATAAATACGACCCTTCGCTTTCACTAGCTTTTGATTTAGCGAAAAATTTGAAAACTACTGTTGACGAACTATTTGATTCAGAAAAAACATGA
- a CDS encoding methyl-accepting chemotaxis protein — MKQFFGSFKGKLYTLFALILLIPVISVGSLSYLSAKNSIEQEILFSANESVEILNKLIDKTISEKINDVSIFSKEIDATQYEESKKTVLTKFQQYTKLHPDVLSIYVGTDKGEFLQEPRLNADDYNPLERDWYKKAKSLKSDTLITNPYIDAGTGDMVVTIARQVEDQSAVVAVDIKLTDLQKISDSISIGKNGYPSIFGDNNMVIAHPTLEAGGELKESFLDKLYDSTSGTYEYVFNGDDRIMFFTTNGLTNWKITGTIFAKEIDDSASTILSHTLLVLGVAIVISSIVFYFVMKAVIKPIRALKDSAVTISKGDLTEKVVITSKDEIGQLGQAFNDMQGSLRALIQKIEQNAEEVASSAEELTANANQTSIATEKVAISIQDVASSADTQTTSANKNAQSLHELSKAILHIAEISSSVTDLSQHATHQADEGGKAVQNTKDQMQSIHVSVTESNQKIQTLHERSQQITSILDVITGIADQTNLLALNAAIEAARAGEHGKGFAVVADEVRKLAEQSQTSAKQIFELIHSIQLETEQSVNIMAKVSEDVQNGLKVSDDAITKFQVILTSMNDIMPKMNEVSSASEQMSASVQEVAAITEDLAFSAQSNASASEDVAASTEEQLASMEEINASAQALAHMADELKQLISQFNY; from the coding sequence ATGAAACAATTTTTTGGAAGCTTTAAGGGCAAGCTTTATACTTTATTTGCTCTTATATTACTTATCCCAGTCATTTCTGTTGGGAGTCTGTCCTACCTTTCGGCTAAAAATTCTATAGAACAAGAAATTTTGTTTAGTGCAAATGAAAGCGTAGAAATTTTAAATAAACTTATTGATAAAACGATTAGTGAAAAAATAAATGATGTAAGTATATTCAGTAAAGAAATAGATGCCACGCAGTATGAGGAGTCAAAAAAGACCGTACTCACAAAATTTCAACAATATACAAAGCTTCATCCAGATGTTTTAAGTATTTATGTTGGAACAGATAAAGGTGAATTTTTACAAGAGCCTAGATTAAATGCGGATGATTATAACCCATTGGAAAGAGATTGGTACAAGAAAGCAAAATCACTAAAGAGCGACACATTAATTACAAATCCTTATATTGATGCAGGAACTGGTGATATGGTTGTAACAATTGCCAGACAGGTAGAGGACCAGTCTGCAGTAGTCGCAGTTGATATAAAATTAACGGACCTTCAAAAAATCTCAGACTCCATTAGCATCGGTAAAAATGGCTATCCATCTATTTTCGGTGACAATAATATGGTAATTGCTCATCCTACCTTGGAAGCGGGCGGAGAATTAAAAGAGAGCTTTCTTGATAAATTATACGACAGCACATCTGGGACATATGAATATGTCTTTAATGGCGATGATCGTATTATGTTTTTTACAACAAATGGGCTGACGAATTGGAAAATTACTGGAACAATTTTTGCGAAGGAAATAGATGACTCTGCATCAACGATTTTATCACATACACTTCTAGTATTAGGTGTAGCTATTGTAATCAGCTCAATCGTTTTCTACTTTGTTATGAAGGCTGTGATTAAACCGATTAGAGCATTAAAGGATAGTGCTGTAACGATTAGCAAGGGGGATTTAACAGAAAAAGTTGTGATAACCTCAAAGGATGAAATTGGGCAGCTAGGTCAAGCCTTTAATGATATGCAGGGTAGTTTACGTGCACTTATCCAAAAAATTGAGCAAAATGCTGAGGAAGTGGCATCTTCAGCCGAAGAGCTAACTGCCAATGCGAATCAAACAAGTATCGCAACGGAAAAGGTTGCCATATCCATTCAGGATGTTGCATCAAGTGCTGATACACAAACAACGAGTGCCAATAAGAACGCACAATCGCTTCATGAGCTTTCAAAGGCAATACTTCATATTGCAGAAATCTCTTCTAGTGTGACAGATCTCTCTCAGCACGCTACTCATCAAGCAGATGAGGGGGGGAAGGCCGTTCAAAATACAAAGGATCAAATGCAATCAATCCATGTATCGGTGACAGAATCCAACCAAAAAATCCAAACTTTACATGAACGCTCACAGCAAATAACATCTATTTTAGATGTCATTACAGGCATTGCGGATCAAACTAACTTATTGGCTTTAAATGCTGCCATTGAAGCAGCAAGAGCAGGGGAGCATGGGAAAGGGTTTGCCGTTGTTGCTGATGAAGTAAGGAAGCTAGCTGAGCAGTCTCAGACATCAGCCAAGCAAATTTTTGAGCTTATTCATAGTATCCAGCTAGAGACTGAACAATCTGTTAATATTATGGCGAAAGTTTCAGAGGATGTTCAAAATGGTCTAAAGGTATCTGATGATGCTATTACTAAATTCCAAGTGATCCTCACAAGCATGAATGATATTATGCCAAAAATGAATGAGGTTTCTTCTGCCTCAGAGCAAATGTCAGCAAGTGTGCAAGAAGTAGCAGCTATTACAGAGGACTTGGCCTTCTCTGCACAGAGTAATGCAAGTGCATCTGAGGATGTAGCTGCCTCTACTGAGGAGCAATTGGCTTCAATGGAGGAGATCAATGCCTCTGCACAGGCTTTAGCACATATGGCAGATGAATTAAAACAGTTAATTAGTCAATTTAACTATTAA
- a CDS encoding GHKL domain-containing protein, which yields MKLWQTKNPLLSNLWKSISLVALLGNILSNSIEACQEWQKLNNAQGNISLQLYKRSGLYIITCKNNTVPLPRDIVDSLFGRSEITTKQGHDGLGTTIIKDVVQKYKGFLDFTYKDEIFTLKLKFPAIH from the coding sequence TTGAAACTATGGCAAACTAAAAATCCGCTACTATCAAATTTATGGAAGAGTATATCGCTCGTTGCATTATTAGGTAACATACTTAGCAATAGTATTGAAGCCTGTCAGGAATGGCAAAAGCTTAATAATGCACAGGGAAATATTAGTCTTCAGCTATATAAACGAAGCGGCTTATATATTATCACCTGTAAGAACAATACAGTCCCACTTCCTAGAGATATTGTAGATTCTTTATTTGGCCGCTCTGAGATCACAACAAAACAGGGGCATGATGGACTTGGAACAACAATTATAAAAGATGTGGTCCAAAAATATAAAGGTTTCTTAGACTTCACCTATAAAGATGAGATATTTACTTTAAAACTTAAATTCCCTGCCATCCATTAA
- a CDS encoding aspartate/glutamate racemase family protein, translating to MKTIGLIGGMSWESSSEYYRLLNEEVKRLLGGLHSAKCILYSVDFQEIEHFQARGEWDKAGEVLAEAAYSLENAGASFIVICTNTMHKVIDNIQQRIKIPILHIADATAHKIVETGLQKIALLGTKYTMEQDFYKNRVETFGITVLVPQAEERVEVNRIIYDELCLGEIKPSSKHYYLQVIDSLVKSGAQGVILGCTEIGLLIKQDDINIPVFDTTMIHAQAAVMKAI from the coding sequence ATGAAGACAATTGGACTGATTGGTGGCATGAGCTGGGAATCTTCTTCGGAGTATTATCGACTACTTAATGAAGAGGTAAAAAGGCTGTTAGGAGGTTTACATTCGGCAAAGTGTATATTGTATAGTGTAGATTTTCAGGAAATTGAACATTTTCAAGCAAGGGGGGAATGGGACAAGGCTGGTGAGGTGCTTGCTGAAGCTGCCTATTCTTTGGAGAATGCAGGCGCAAGTTTTATTGTTATATGCACCAATACTATGCATAAGGTGATTGATAACATTCAGCAGAGGATTAAGATTCCCATTTTACATATAGCTGATGCAACAGCCCATAAAATAGTAGAGACGGGTTTACAAAAAATAGCTCTTCTCGGGACAAAGTATACGATGGAGCAGGATTTCTATAAGAATAGAGTGGAAACCTTCGGAATTACTGTACTTGTTCCACAGGCGGAGGAGAGAGTAGAGGTCAATCGAATCATTTATGATGAATTGTGTTTAGGGGAAATTAAGCCCTCTTCTAAACATTATTATTTACAAGTAATTGATAGCCTTGTAAAGTCTGGTGCGCAAGGAGTTATTCTTGGTTGTACAGAGATAGGGTTGCTAATCAAGCAGGATGATATAAATATTCCTGTTTTTGATACAACGATGATACATGCTCAAGCTGCTGTAATGAAAGCTATTTAA
- a CDS encoding YvrJ family protein: protein MEQWLNMISEIGFPILVSFYLLNRVEVKLDAIHDALISLK from the coding sequence ATGGAGCAGTGGTTAAACATGATTTCAGAAATTGGCTTTCCGATTCTAGTGTCGTTTTATTTATTGAACCGAGTAGAGGTAAAGCTGGATGCGATTCATGATGCACTTATTTCCTTAAAGTGA
- a CDS encoding DUF1659 domain-containing protein, with amino-acid sequence MTSVNFVNATLRLKYVTGYNEQNEPKFTTKTYRNVNGSHSTVDLVAVANAIASLSSHTLDSISKVETTDLS; translated from the coding sequence ATGACAAGCGTAAATTTTGTCAATGCAACACTTCGTTTAAAGTATGTTACTGGCTACAATGAACAAAACGAGCCAAAGTTCACAACAAAGACATACCGAAATGTGAATGGTTCGCATTCAACAGTGGATTTAGTAGCCGTGGCGAATGCCATTGCAAGTCTATCTTCACATACGTTAGACAGCATTTCCAAAGTAGAAACAACAGATTTATCCTAA